In the genome of Candidatus Trichorickettsia mobilis, the window GCATTAATTATACAACTTATATCATGGGTGCGAGGACGGCCTATTTTGCCTTGAGCTACAAAAGGTTCTAAGATTAACCATTCTTTATCCGTGATATCAGTAGAGTACATTCCTTCATATGTTGAGTTTTAAGCATTTTAGCTTATATTCCTAATACTTTCAAGACAAGCTCTAAGACTGTGAGACGTACATAGTAAAAATACTAATTAATCTTCCCCAAAAAAATAGCACTTAGTGATTTATACCTTTGCACAGAGCGCACCACTAGTTTTTCACCGTTGAATTACATAAATATATAATGCATGTATTATTTAATTTTATTCTTATACTATTTTCATTATTTTTCATATGCTCTTCTCTATTGTAGGTTGTATTATACATGTCTACAATACAATTGTAATGTCAAGCAGCTATGTTAGAAATTATCAGAATTTTATATAAAATTTGGGTGTGCAATGAATTTTCTCTAAGTACAAGCTACAATTTTATTATTTGTACAATATTTATAATGAAAGTTATTGTGTGATCAAAAAACAACTTAACTCGTATTAAATATTAACACTCCATTTGTAGACTTGTCGATGGAGCTGGAATTTTTGAGACAGTTTCTACAATACTTAAATTAGATAAAAACAATATTGATATTAACATTTTGCTCTAATAGATAACACTTTAGAATAGCATATCCAATTTGCATAATTGCCACCATCCTAAAAAAATTAATAAATAATGGTAGGATATAGCTACGCAGATTTTTAATAGTATTTAAACTTTAGTTATTGCATTTTTTATACAAAGACTAAAATCTTTTTCTGGAATATAAGCTTTAGTCATAGAATTTTATAAATATCAGCTAAAATATAAGAAAGCTTTTCTATATTGAGTAAATTAGATTTACTGTAGTGGCGTCACGAATTTTATCAAAAAATTTCACAGTTATCTTTAATGCCACCAAGTAAACTTGTATCTTGATTCTCATCTTGTTCATTTTCAACAAAATTTTCTTTACTACTTGCTTTTAGTGATGAAATAATAGCAAGTGAGTTTTGTATCTCTGGATGATAAAGATTTATAATATCTTTAACTGTGTTACCTTTATTATCAGTAACATCTAAACTTGCTCCTAAAGTTACCAATTCTTTAGCTATTTCAATTTGATTATATAAAACAGCCCAATGTAGAGGTGTTTGACCCTGATCATTTCTATGATAAAGGCTTATATCTCCATTTTTTATAGCTTTACGTACCGAGATTAAATTACCTTGATAAATTAAAGTAAATATGTCTATACTTTCTACATATACGACTGACTCTGTTATAGTTTCTTTAATTATAAGTTCTTCAACTTCTCTTTCTTTGTAACCATAATAAGAACTTTTCATTACTAATAAACCTTAAATCAATGGTAGTTTTAGATAGTGTATTCAAAATATTAAAACTGTCAAATAGTTTCAGAATTTTTATATATAGAATTTATGCCAAATAACTAGTAGATTTAGATATTTAAGCTACCAAGGTTCAGTAAATAAAATCACAATCATCTTGACATGCTTACAGATTTAATAGCTGGATCTTATAAAAATAGATCTAATTATATACAGTACAAATATGGTACTTAACCAATATATAACCAGTTTACCAGTGATTAATATATTACCCTCATTGTCAAAAACTTGTTTCAATAGCAAATACCCAGCAGCTACAAACGCAATCGGTGCTACTATAAAAATAGCTGGACATTTAAATGACCTTATAACATTTGGTAATTTTAATCGAAATAGCATTGCTATAGATACTATAGTGATATAATCAATCAATGCACCCATACTGGATAATTGGCCTAATAGTTGAAAAGGACATAATGCACCAAGCAATGCAGTGATTATAGAAAATATTATTATTGTAACATACGGACTATCATATCTAGGATGAAGTCTAGCTAAAGCCTTTGGTAGCAGCCCATCTCTAGCAATCACGTAGAAAATACGTGATACACCATAAATATTCATCATGATTACCGTTGTCATACCGCAAACAGCACCGGTAGCCACAATTGCTGATCCAATATTGCTATTATTGATTGCCAGCGCATGTGCTAAAGGTTGTGGATTATTAAGCTCAGAAAAATTTATTATACCTGTAACCAAGCCACCTATCAATACGTATATTGCTTTGCTATCACTAATGATCCTATTATACCTATTACTAAATCACGTTTTGGGTCTTTACACTCTTCGGCAGCAGTAGCTATAGTTCCAAAACCAGTAAAAGCAAAAAATAATATAGAGGCACCAACCACCACATTATCAAAACCAAAAGGTATAAATTCTACCCAATATTTTGTATTGAAATGCGGGGCTGCAAATAACACAAAAACAAAAATTGCCCCCATTTTTATAAACACTA includes:
- a CDS encoding ankyrin repeat domain-containing protein; protein product: MKSSYYGYKEREVEELIIKETITESVVYVESIDIFTLIYQGNLISVRKAIKNGDISLYHRNDQGQTPLHWAVLYNQIEIAKELVTLGASLDVTDNKGNTVKDIINLYHPEIQNSLAIISSLKASSKENFVENEQDENQDTSLLGGIKDNCEIF